The DNA segment tcGCAGGGAGCTGGGCGCAGTGCTTCTCTGACTGGAGTCTGGGGCTGCAGATGCTCAGTGCTCTTCTCCTATCCAGGACCTCTGCCTTACCCCCGCTGGACTGGCCTCTGCCCAGCCAGTATGAGCAGCTGGAGCTGAGGATTGAGGTGCAGCCTAGAGCCCACCACCGGGCCCACTATGAGACTGAGGGCAGCCGAGGAGCTGTCAAAGCTGCCCCTGGTGGTCACCCTGTAGTCAAGGtaaggggcagggggcaggccccATAGCCTTTCTCTTCTCCAGTCCCAGATCCCTGCAGATGGGCTCCAGCTGGGCTGACCCATGGCAGTGCCCTTTCCCACACTCCTCAGCAATGACCCTGCAGgcggcctgggggaggggctggagtTATGGCAGGAAGGGTGCATTTCAAGGACCCGGATATACTTTCtactcctctgtccctccaccccacccccatcactcTTCCCATGGGACACCAGCCTTCTGTCTACTCTGGAAAATGGTGGCGTGCCAGATGTGGGGGCTGGGTTAGGCTGAGGCCAAAGTTCACTGGGAGTTAGGTTGTCTGTTGAGTTGGGCCAGTCTCTCTTGGAAGATATTTCCCCTTTGCCCAGCCCAGTTTGGGCCTTATTCCAAGAATAACACTGTGAACTCCAGGCCACGTTTTCTCCACAGCTGGTGCCCAAtctccaccccctacccccaatcCTTTTCAGGATATCCTTTATCTTTCACCATCCTCATCCCCTGGTAGACTGAAAACCCAGGGATGGATGGAGGATGAGACAGTGGGGATTTCAACTGGGtggcctctctcttccctctgccagcTCCTAGGCTACAGTGAGAAGCCACTGACCCTCCAGATGTTCATTGGCACTGCAGATGAAAGGAACCTGCGGCCTCATGCCTTCTATCAGGTGCACCGTATCACCGGCAAGATGGTGGCCACGGCTAGCTATGAAGCTGTTGTCAGTGGTACCAAAGTGTTGGAGATGACCTTGCTTCCTGAGAACAACATGGCAGCCAAGTAGGTCCCCACTTCATTTCCCTTCAGTTTTCAGGCTTTCGGGCCAACCCTCTCCATGAGGTCTAAGCTAGGACCACTCTTCCTCTTCCCAGAAGAGCTAGACCTCACCTCTAGGAGGAGGTTGCAGGCTTCTCACCATCTAGAAGAGGACTTTGGGGGCTAGGGAGCACCTTGGACAGACCACCTGTGATTAGAAAAATCACTCCCCTCAGGCTCCCAGAGGAAGTCATTCAGGGCTTTGGATGAAGGGTGGGGGCTTCCCTCTTGTGGAGGCATCACTCTTCTGGCTTCAGCTAGGGGGCTTGCCTTCCACTCTCTGCCTTCAGCATTGACTGTGCTGGAATCCTAAAGCTCCGGAATTCAGACATTGAGCTGCGGAAGGGGGAGACAGACATTGGGCGCAAGAACACACGTGTGCGGCTCGTCTTCCGGGTGCACGTGCCCCAAGGCAGCGGGAAGGTCATCTCGGTGCAGACAGCATCAGTGCCCATTGAATGCTGTGAGCAAAGAGGCCCTGTGCCAGCTCTATGTCTCTTGCCACTCCTTCTCTGCCGGTCTGTCTGGCTTCCTATATCTTCTGCATCGTGTTCTGTGTCCTGTCTGTCCCATGGAGCCCTGAAAAGGACTCAGCACTTATTTCTGTTatggaggaggtggaggcagtGTTCTAATTTATCTCCTCTGCACACTCTGTCTCTGGGCTGGACTAGAGTGGCCTTGTCCTCCATctgtccctgggtggctctgtgtaCTTGTTTGGGTAACTCTGGCCTTAGGTGACCTTGTTCACCTCTCTCTGTCCAGGTTCCTTACCTGGTCTGTGTGACCCCAGGGACACTGTTGATTTCCTTGTGTGTCTGCTACTGGGGAGGATTCCTCCAGGGTCCTGTGGCAGTTACTCCAAGGGCGGAGGGGTTTGCAGAGGAGGCTGTCCTCTGGTACACAGCCCAGCCAGCTTCTTTCCTGCACTGCTCTGCAGCCCAGCGCTCAGCCCAGGAGCTGCCCCAGGTAGAGGCATACAGCCCCAGTGCCTGTTCtgtgagaggaggagaggaactAGTGCTCACTGGCTCCAACTTCTTGCCAGACTCCAAGGTGGTGTTCATTGAGAGGGGCCCTGGTGAGTACCCACGGGGTGAAAGATCTCTGGCACTGTCACTAAACTAGCAAGCTGAGCCTTACCTGTAACAGAGAACAGATAGATTGCCCTTCCCATTGTCCCGATTCCCATAGGGAGATGGGTATAGCAGCAATCTCAAATGCTcaagagaggggcgcctggctggttcagtcagtagagcatgtgactcttagtctcggagttgtgagttccagccccacattgggtgtagagattacttaaaaaaaaaaaaaaaaaagaaaaatactcaagATGATGAACAAATGTAAGAAATCCACATTCGTTTTATTAAAGGGGAGTCAGCTTTGACATAATTTACTCCCATGTGGATGGGCTgtaaagagaagggaagaggggacTTATACCCTCACCACTCCTGAAACCCTTCTGAGTTATGGCCCTGGTGGCACAGCCATGATTACAAAGCCTGTGAGGCGCCTCAGGTCAGCTGCAGGGCTGGAGAAGGGAAGACCGAGGGGTCCAGGTAAAACCACCAATCTCCCCTAACCTTGCCCATCAGGAGCCCCAGCCCCTACACTCAATATAGCACCCTGAGACTACACCGAAGCAGGTTCAGAGGTCCTGGATCTTGAGAATGGGGTCTTATCTCATTGCCTTCCTTCAAGCTAGGACCCTTTCCTACCCTTGAACTTCCTCCCAGCACTATCATGGGAGGGGATGTTTGGAGCTGGATGGGAGGGTTCAAGAGTTGTCTCCATCATGAACTCTCTCTGGTTCCTGGGCTGGCCTTGCCATGTCTCTTGGTTTCTGTTTGCTACCTCTTCCATCCAATTGAATAAACAAGCAGTGGGCTCCTCTGTGAGCCAGGCCCCGTAGGGGACTTTTGAGTCTGGCCCCTGCTCTAGCAGGAGGAGAAAtggcaggggggcagagggaaggggctgggagctgggctggAGCTCTGTGTTCCTCCTGCACAGATGGAAAGCTGCAATGGGAGGAGGAGGCCACGGTGAACCGGTTGCAGAGCAATGAGGTACCAATGTCACTAGGGCACCCATCCTGGGTGGGTAGTGGGAGAAGTCAGGAAACTCCCAACTATGTCTCTTACCCATGGGAATGGAGTCCAGAAGCTACCTTTGCTGGAGGAGGTGGCCTGGCTACTGTAGAAGCAGGCTCATCTCTAGGGAATGAATTTGATGTTACGCAAATGAAAAAAAGTGAGGAGATGGAGTTTGGGTCCTTGGAAGGGCTGGGTTGAGCCTGGATCCCTGAGGGCTCCCTGACTCATCCTGTGCTCTTTCCCAGGTGACGCTGACCCTGACTGTCCCCGAGTACAGCAACAAGCGGGTATCCCGGCCGGTCCAGGTCTACTTTTATGTCTCCAATGGGCGGAGGAAGCGCAGTCCTACCCAGAGTTTCAAGTTCCTGCCTGGTACGCTCTAGGATGGCCCATGGTGGGGgtttgggaggtgggggtgtgggaAGCTGAGGCAGGGGCGAGAGACATGCAGTGCCCCATCATGAGGGGCCACGGGAGGACTGAAGCCTGGGGACAGAGACATGGTTGGAGGTTTTGTAGTGGGGAGACAGTTGGCCCTCTCACCAGCGTGTTCTCCTGATTTACCTTTTGCCTAGTGATCTTCAAGGAGGAGCCTTTACCGGACTCATCTCTCCGCAGCTTCCCTTCAGCACCTGGCCCCCCCTTTGGCACTGACATGGACTTctcaccacccaggcccccttacCCCTCCTATCCCCATGAAGACCCTGCTTATGAAACTCCTTACCTGTCAGAAGGCTTCAGCTATGGCACACCCCCTCTGTACCCCCAGACGGGGCCCCCACCGTCCTACAGACCTGGCTTGCGGATGTTCCCTGAGACCGGGGGTGCCACAGGTTGTGCCCGCCCACCTCCCGTTTCCTTCCTTCCCCGGCCCTTCCCTAGTGACCCCTATGGAGGACGGGGCTCCCCATTTCCCTTGGGGCTGCCattccctcctccagccccattTCGGCCTCCACTGCCTTCATCCCCACCGCTTGAAGGCCCATTCCCTCCCCAGAGTGGTGTTCACCCCCCACCTGCCGAGGGATACAATGAGGTAGGGCCAAGctatggccctggggagggggctccggAGCAGGAGAAATCCAGGGGTGGCTACGGCAGCGGCTTCCGAGACAATGTCCCTATCCAGGGTATCACGCTGGAGGAAGGTGGGTGTGCGACTGGGGGCTTCGAGTGTGAATGTGTGCAAGAGATTGCTCTGCATGTTTGCTGAGGGCTGGAGTTTGGCTTCCCAGAGATGGGGCATCCTCGGTCCCTCAGGGCCAGTCGGAGGGTCTCAGGAGGCAAGTGCTCGGTGCATGTGGCCACCTGAATCCAGTTAAACTCAGTTCCAAAGGGTGCATGGAAAACCTGCCCCAgcccttctgcctctgccctctgccccagaTCACAAAATCTCAGGGCTAGAAGCACTTTCCAGCTCATTTAGCATAGCTCCCTCAATTTGTGGATTTAGGCACTGAATttcagagaggggcaggggcttgCAGAGGTCCCAGTCAAGCATGCTTTCCCTTCCTCAGCTCTCCCTTGCACATAGTGACTGTGGTCAGGATTGGTGTTGAGGAGCCTTGTTATTTTGTGTCTCCTTCTTACTCCTGACTACACACacctgcagccctgctgacagCAACTGCCCTAACCTTGCAGGCCAAGCCAGCAGGAAAGGGCTGGGATGGGGGCCTGGGAacccacatggatggaactgagcGAGATTTGATTGGGACCAGATATCAAGACACATtgggggaactgaggcccagtgGAAGAGAAGCCAGTGGAGGAGGACCCTAGAGGCATCCTAGACTGAGGCCTGCCTGGAATGGATTGGGGGTCTCTGGAAAAGGAGGGAACCAGTCCCTAGCCCAATTGTTCAACTGCCCCTCCTTTACAGTGAGTGAGATCATTGGCCGAGACCTGAGTGGCTTCCCTGCACCTCCTGGAGAAGAGCCTCCTGCCTGAAGCATCGCCTGGCAACCCCAGCTTCCCCCAGCCTTGCCCACTTTCCTTCATCCCGGGGTGGTGGTTCCAGAAGCTTGGGGCCAACGtggctcccctttctccagcttttgcttcctctccccttcccctagcAGAGGTGTGGCCCTTGGGCCTGGTGCTGCCATGGAGGACTAGGATGGGAGTGGGGCCCGAGGCCAGGTGCAAGGACAGACTGAAACTGGAGTGAAGGCTGTGTCTAGTTGTGTACAGGCCACggtgctgggaggctggggacaaCTTGATGGATAATAAACTGCTCACTGACTAGTGCTTCAGGCTCCAGAagtttttggagagagagagatggggcagCTTACTCTAGCCCTGGCTCAAGAAGGCTTAAAGATTGTATCCCAAAGAGTTTCTCAGTGGAGGGGTGCTGGGGAAGATTTGGAGGGACTCCAGAGACTCCCCAGCTGGGGTGAGGTTGGGGTCCAGGGCTGGAGGAGGCCTCTTCTCCACGTGGGTTCAGATTCCTTTAGGAGCTTTGGGATGGTGCCCAGGGACTTGTGTGTTTTCAAGTTCCTTTCTCTTGCTGCCGCTCAGATAATCCTGATTCAAGATCACGAAACACCAGTCTAGTCTCTCTCCCTCATTTGTAGAGGAGAAAtcccaggctcagagagggaaaggggtTACATAGTTAATCAACTAGCAGGGTGAACACCATACTCCTGGGCACCTTCAGATACCCTGACCCCTGGggctcaggccccacccaggccTATCTCCTTGGAGTAgggttgggggtgagggagggctGGCATGGATCCATCTACACTGGATTCTCCCACCTCTGGGGGCTGTGAAGACCTGAAAAGAACTGTGCTTCAGGGGTAGACTGGAAACTGAGCAGCTCTCCAGCAGCTTTGGCTACCACTTGCCCTGGCTCAGGGCATTGTATGATCTCCTGGCCTCTCTTGCAGGTACACCCACATGTTACCACTGACAGGCCAGGGTTGGAAACCTGGTTTACCCCAACTGACAGGCTATGGGATCAGCTAGTGGGTTGGGGAGACTCAGACCTTGTCTGCCCTGCTCCCCTGGAGCCTGGCATGAAGTAAGGATGGAGTACCACCAGGCTAAGTTGGTGAGACCTGGTTGCAGGGGGCCATACTCAAAAGATATTCAGAGAATTAGTACTTGAGAGACTTGCCTCACCTAAGGCTGAGGGGACCTCTCTATGCCCAGTGGGTCCAGTCCGGCCTGGCAAGTACCTATATTTTCAGAGGCAGGTGTGACAGACACTGGATTGAAGGACCAGAAAACCAGGGTGataccttctccccacccccttccatcTGGTTGCTGCTCAAGATGCCTGGCTGGTGCATTCagtctcttaaaaaacaaaacaaaacaaaacaaaaaaccaaaacaaaacaaaacaaaacaaaaaaacaaaaacagaacagttCAACTGgataagtatttctttaaaaaaattttttttttaaatttatgatagtcacacacacacacacacacacacacagaggcagaaacataggcagagggagaagcaggctccatgccccaggagcccgacgtgggattcgatcccgggtctccaggatcgcgccctgggccaaaggcaggcgccaaaccgctgcgccacccagggatcccatggataagtatttctttaaaaaaaaaaaactttttaaaattaattaattaattaattaattaattaattaatttagagagtATGAGCagcaggaaaggcagagggagagggagagagagaatctcaagcagactcccactaaACGTGGAACATGACAcaaggctcagtctcatgaccctgagatcatgacctgagccaaaatcaaaaggtggttgctcaactgactgagccacccaggcgccccagtaaatatttcttgtacAGATAGTATGTCAGGTCTTGTTGTTGTGGAGGGGGGAtgcagtaaataatttttttttttagacaatagttctctctctctctctcttttttaaaagatttatttatttatttatgatagacatagagagagagagagaggcagagacacaggaggaaggagaagcaggctccatgccgggagcccgacacgggactcgatccccggactccaggatcacgccctgggccaaaggcaggcgctaaactgctgagccacccagggatcccctatatggGGTATAGAAGGAGCAGAGATCAGGGACATGTCATCTAGCTGTGGGGTTAGAGGAAATTAATTCCAGGGTGACAGGATCGGGACGGGCAGGTTAGACAGAGCTACCAGAATGGGCCAAATCCTGGAGGAGAGAGGCAAACAAGGAAGGCTAAGGAATTGAAGGCTTGACATTTTGGAGGAGCAAGAGAGGTTCTGTTTGGTGGGGATGGGATATAGACTAAGTTCTGACAGCTGGAGACTAAAGGATTGGAGAAGTAAGCAGGGCTGGATTCTGAGGGAACTTGTATCCATGCCAGGGAATTTAGAGTTATCCAAGGATGGTGGGAGCTTTCCCACTAGATGGTAGGCCTGAAGCTGGGCGTGATACAGTGGGTCCTGCCTTGAAAGTCTTCCTGGGTTGAGCGGATGTCTGCTTCCCTGTGGGGCTTGTTCTGCCCTCTGGGCCCACACTCTACAGGCTTAACCCCTCTTCCTATTGGAATCCTGATGTGGGTCTGCCTCATTGTCTCTTCGCAGGATCCCTATAGACATCCAGGTCGCTGAGGCTGGagttgagagagagggagagagagagagagagagagagagaggaagaggccagATCTTTAGCTGGTGCCAAAAAAGATTTTCTTGGCCAGGGTTTCCCAAAGTGTGATCTGAAGATTTCTTGCATTTGAATCACTGggaaaattgttttgttttgttttgttgttgttgttgttttcagattctattttttgagtaatctctacactcaatgtggggggctcaaacccacaaccctgagatcaagagttgcaaactctgactgagccagccagatgcccttgttttggtttttaatgcAGATTCTTAGGCAAACTTTGACATACTCAATGATATTCTCTGGGGGCAGGGTCCAGGTAtctacattttggaaaaaaaaaaaaaagcattttatttatatatttatttgagagtgagagagcaggggagtagcagagggagagggacaagcagactgtgtAAATGTGGGGCCTGACGCTgggctgattccaggacccagagatcatgacaggagctgaaatcaagagttggatgcttaatggactggaCTGCCTGcctcacccaggtaccctggtaTCTGCATTTTAAAGAGTGCCCTAGGTAATTACTCACAGAAGAATGCT comes from the Canis aureus isolate CA01 chromosome 9, VMU_Caureus_v.1.0, whole genome shotgun sequence genome and includes:
- the NFATC4 gene encoding nuclear factor of activated T-cells, cytoplasmic 4, which codes for MGAASCEDEELEFKLVFGEEKETPPLGAGGSGEELDSEDAPPCCRLALGEPPPYGAAPIGIPRPPPPRPGMHSPPPRPAPSPGTWESQPARSVRLGGPGGASGGAGGGRVLECPSIRITSISPTPDPPATLEDNPDAWGDGSPRDYPPPEGFGGYRETGSQGGGPFFSPSPGSSSLSSWSFFSDASDEAALYAACDEVESELNEAASRFGLGSPLPSPRASPRPWTPDDPWNLYGPSPGGRGPEDSWLLLSAPGPTPASPRPASPCGKRRYSSSGTPSSASPALSRRGSLGEEGPEPPPPPPLPLARDPGSPGPFDYVGAPPAESIPQKTRRTSSEQAVALPRSEEPAPCNGKLQSGAEEAAAPSGGPRKEVAGMDYLAVPSPLAWSKARIGGHSPIFRTSALPPLDWPLPSQYEQLELRIEVQPRAHHRAHYETEGSRGAVKAAPGGHPVVKLLGYSEKPLTLQMFIGTADERNLRPHAFYQVHRITGKMVATASYEAVVSGTKVLEMTLLPENNMAANIDCAGILKLRNSDIELRKGETDIGRKNTRVRLVFRVHVPQGSGKVISVQTASVPIECSQRSAQELPQVEAYSPSACSVRGGEELVLTGSNFLPDSKVVFIERGPDGKLQWEEEATVNRLQSNEVTLTLTVPEYSNKRVSRPVQVYFYVSNGRRKRSPTQSFKFLPVIFKEEPLPDSSLRSFPSAPGPPFGTDMDFSPPRPPYPSYPHEDPAYETPYLSEGFSYGTPPLYPQTGPPPSYRPGLRMFPETGGATGCARPPPVSFLPRPFPSDPYGGRGSPFPLGLPFPPPAPFRPPLPSSPPLEGPFPPQSGVHPPPAEGYNEVGPSYGPGEGAPEQEKSRGGYGSGFRDNVPIQGITLEEVSEIIGRDLSGFPAPPGEEPPA